A part of Paenibacillus sp. sptzw28 genomic DNA contains:
- the mgrA gene encoding L-glyceraldehyde 3-phosphate reductase — protein sequence MVYSANNERYGSMTYNRTGRSGLKLPAISLGLWHNFGGVDTFENGRAMLRRAFDLGITHFDLANNYGPPAGSAEEMFGRIMAGDFKPYRDEMIISSKAGYYMWPGPYGEWGSRKYLIASLDQSLKRMGLDYVDIFYSHRPDPETPLEETMGALDSIVRSGKALYVGISSYSAEQSAEAIAIMKRLGTPLVIHQPSYNMFDRWIENGLQDVLEENGVGSIAFCPLAQGLLTNKYLGGIPADSRAASRTGFLQESAVTPERVAKLQKLNEIAAERGQSLAQMSLAWVLRGGRVTSALIGASRVSQIEDNVAALNNLAFSSEELQRIEAILR from the coding sequence GTGGTATATTCGGCGAATAACGAGCGGTATGGGTCGATGACGTACAACCGTACCGGACGGTCCGGCCTTAAGCTGCCGGCCATTTCACTCGGTCTTTGGCACAACTTCGGAGGCGTTGACACCTTTGAGAACGGACGCGCCATGCTCCGCAGAGCGTTCGATCTGGGAATAACCCATTTTGACCTGGCAAACAACTACGGACCGCCTGCCGGATCCGCGGAAGAAATGTTCGGCCGCATAATGGCCGGCGATTTCAAGCCGTACCGCGATGAGATGATTATTTCTTCCAAAGCGGGTTACTACATGTGGCCGGGACCTTACGGCGAATGGGGTTCGCGCAAATATCTGATCGCGTCGCTGGATCAAAGCTTGAAGCGCATGGGGCTTGATTATGTCGATATTTTCTACTCTCACCGTCCGGATCCGGAAACGCCGCTTGAAGAAACGATGGGCGCCCTTGATTCTATCGTCCGTTCCGGCAAAGCGCTTTATGTAGGCATTTCCAGCTACAGCGCCGAACAATCGGCCGAGGCGATCGCCATTATGAAGCGGCTCGGTACGCCGCTCGTCATTCATCAGCCAAGTTATAACATGTTTGACCGCTGGATTGAGAACGGACTGCAGGACGTGCTTGAGGAGAACGGAGTCGGAAGCATTGCCTTCTGCCCGCTCGCACAAGGACTCCTGACCAACAAATATTTGGGCGGCATTCCTGCCGACTCGCGCGCGGCAAGCCGGACCGGTTTCCTGCAGGAAAGTGCGGTAACGCCGGAGCGCGTAGCCAAGCTGCAGAAGCTGAATGAAATCGCGGCCGAACGCGGCCAATCGCTTGCTCAGATGTCCCTGGCCTGGGTTCTGCGCGGCGGTCGCGTCACCTCTGCGCTGATCGGCGCAAGCCGGGTCAGCCAGATCGAGGACAACGTGGCGGCGCTTAACAATTTAGCCTTCTCGA
- a CDS encoding B12-binding domain-containing radical SAM protein, whose product MREPENMTQVVLATLNAKYIHTSLALRCLKAYSGHEFDIDIAEYTIKDPAMNIVADLFARNPDVVGFSCYIWNIEETITVIDMLRKIKPSLRIVLGGPEVSYDTEFWMQRLPQVDFIVVGEGEETFHHMLTELRDTQKFHMVFGLAYRKRRPDGTVEVVVNPPRPKLDLATLPSPHRFAEDVPRLASRVVYFETSRGCPFSCQFCLSSIEVGVRYFDMERTKSDITYLIDSGAKLIKFVDRTFNIKRDYALEIFHFLIENHRGCVFQFEITADIMRPEVLDYLAEHAPPGIFRFEIGVQSTNDPTNEEVQRRQNFAKLTRTVTKVKESGKIDQHLDLIAGLPLENYDTFRKTFNDVFELRPEELQLGFLKMLRGTGMRRDADKHGYIYMDRAPYEILGNDILPFSDIVRIKRVEDVLEKYWNAHRMDHALLYLVEKAFPSAFDFFQQFGDFWESRGWQKIGHQLEDLFSRLWAFLSEVHTVRAAEAGLGWEPDLALGLMKLDYFLGHNYKPRKVWWDFTMDKQAWNGWMQRLAERPDEVSDVFAALGLSEKELHKHAVIERLPFDLKGYLKNGVLSRESETLLIVVYGGGRDEGASAKPFMLKLTPVDAGLPS is encoded by the coding sequence ATGAGGGAACCTGAAAATATGACCCAAGTCGTACTGGCGACGCTGAATGCCAAATATATACACACCTCGCTCGCGCTTCGCTGTCTGAAAGCCTACAGCGGGCATGAGTTTGACATCGATATAGCTGAATATACAATTAAAGATCCGGCGATGAATATCGTAGCGGACCTTTTCGCGCGCAATCCGGACGTAGTCGGCTTCTCGTGTTATATATGGAACATCGAAGAGACGATAACGGTCATTGATATGCTGCGCAAGATCAAACCGTCGCTGCGGATTGTACTTGGCGGTCCGGAAGTGAGCTACGACACCGAATTCTGGATGCAGCGTCTGCCGCAGGTGGATTTCATCGTAGTCGGCGAAGGCGAAGAAACGTTCCACCATATGCTGACCGAGCTGCGGGATACGCAGAAATTCCATATGGTGTTCGGGCTTGCCTACCGCAAGCGGCGGCCTGACGGCACCGTGGAGGTTGTCGTCAATCCCCCGCGGCCGAAGCTCGATCTGGCGACGCTTCCTTCCCCGCATCGATTTGCCGAAGATGTGCCGCGCCTGGCAAGCCGCGTCGTTTATTTCGAGACGAGCCGGGGTTGCCCGTTCAGCTGTCAGTTCTGTCTGTCCAGCATCGAGGTAGGCGTTCGTTACTTTGACATGGAGCGTACAAAGTCGGATATAACGTATTTGATCGATTCCGGGGCGAAGCTGATTAAATTCGTGGACCGGACGTTCAATATAAAGCGCGACTATGCGCTGGAAATTTTTCATTTTCTGATCGAAAATCACCGGGGCTGCGTATTCCAGTTCGAGATAACGGCAGACATCATGCGCCCTGAGGTTCTGGATTATTTGGCGGAGCACGCACCGCCCGGGATATTCCGGTTCGAGATCGGCGTTCAGTCGACGAACGATCCGACTAATGAAGAGGTGCAGCGCCGCCAGAATTTCGCCAAGCTGACAAGAACCGTGACAAAGGTAAAGGAAAGCGGCAAAATCGATCAGCATCTGGATCTGATCGCCGGCCTGCCGCTTGAGAATTATGACACGTTCCGCAAAACCTTCAACGACGTATTTGAGCTGCGTCCCGAGGAGCTGCAGCTGGGGTTCTTGAAGATGCTGCGCGGCACCGGAATGAGGCGCGATGCCGATAAGCACGGCTACATCTATATGGACCGAGCGCCTTATGAAATTCTCGGCAACGATATACTGCCGTTCTCGGATATTGTGAGAATCAAACGGGTCGAGGATGTGCTGGAGAAGTACTGGAATGCGCACCGGATGGATCATGCGCTGCTTTATTTGGTGGAGAAAGCGTTTCCGTCCGCATTTGATTTCTTCCAGCAGTTCGGCGACTTTTGGGAAAGCCGCGGCTGGCAGAAGATCGGCCACCAGCTGGAGGATTTATTCTCGCGTCTGTGGGCGTTTCTCTCTGAGGTACACACGGTCCGGGCGGCGGAAGCGGGTCTGGGCTGGGAGCCCGATCTGGCGCTTGGCCTGATGAAGCTGGATTATTTCCTTGGCCACAACTACAAGCCGCGCAAAGTATGGTGGGACTTCACGATGGACAAGCAGGCCTGGAACGGCTGGATGCAGCGGCTCGCGGAGCGTCCGGACGAGGTCTCGGATGTGTTCGCCGCGCTCGGACTCAGCGAGAAGGAGCTGCACAAGCACGCGGTCATCGAACGGCTGCCTTTCGACCTGAAGGGGTACTTGAAGAACGGGGTCCTGTCACGCGAATCGGAAACGCTGCTTATTGTCGTCTACGGGGGCGGCAGAGATGAAGGCGCATCGGCGAAGCCGTTTATGCTCAAGTTGACTCCGGTAGATGCGGGGCTGCCCTCCTAA
- a CDS encoding stalk domain-containing protein, which translates to MKSKFKLKQQLLLSVLTAGLLFAPLSGLEGDTVSAAAAVKTKTKVTTTMAQSSVLSVFVDGKKLVLSPLPVVLKGTTIVPMRTIFNALKASVTWEPTTKTIIAVKDRTTITLQLGSKNAVKNGKSVPLAVPPQQIKGATMVPLRFIAEALGADVRVDAATRAIRISSYEEQMRKKEEQAAEEDQLEQDAPTLTTEQIVEQNDDKVVMITTDVAQGSGVVIGENRILTNLHVIQDATKANVTLLDGSTFEVEGVVGYDEDADLAVIQTKKPLGVEPVSVGYHIRKGDHVVAIGSPLGLQNTVSDGIVSNIQYDGGTQIYQISVPIDHGSSGGGLFDDYGDLVGITSSGVDATHADLNFAVSSMNVIQLMGDIESQGPEAKITFLPKTLPSSLAGASTDEIRELMDKQFANIQTSQGTTELKRFEVTRDAQGWLVITAVIDPAFYMQYGHMASDDLRFWAIDTGYKLHQMLPQDTIQLAVYYEQVFSFEPRGFAPGEVTAVGDGTWRVRFPVVQMQGKEKMIVQVRS; encoded by the coding sequence GTGAAATCGAAGTTCAAGCTGAAGCAACAATTGCTCTTATCCGTATTAACTGCCGGGCTCTTATTCGCTCCGCTGTCAGGGCTTGAAGGCGATACCGTCTCAGCTGCGGCAGCTGTAAAAACAAAAACGAAGGTCACAACGACCATGGCCCAATCGTCCGTCTTATCGGTATTCGTAGACGGCAAGAAGCTCGTGTTATCCCCGTTGCCGGTTGTGCTCAAAGGGACGACCATTGTGCCGATGCGTACGATTTTCAATGCGCTTAAAGCCAGTGTCACATGGGAGCCGACGACCAAGACGATTATAGCGGTGAAAGACCGTACCACCATAACGCTGCAGCTCGGTTCAAAGAATGCCGTTAAGAACGGGAAAAGCGTACCGCTTGCAGTGCCGCCGCAGCAAATAAAAGGCGCCACTATGGTGCCACTTCGCTTCATAGCCGAAGCGCTTGGCGCGGATGTCCGGGTGGACGCCGCAACTCGCGCTATCCGGATCTCATCCTATGAAGAGCAGATGAGGAAGAAGGAAGAACAAGCGGCGGAAGAAGATCAACTGGAACAAGATGCACCGACGCTGACAACGGAGCAGATCGTTGAGCAGAACGATGATAAAGTCGTTATGATTACGACCGATGTCGCCCAGGGAAGCGGCGTAGTGATCGGCGAGAACCGGATACTAACCAATCTGCATGTTATCCAGGATGCGACAAAAGCGAATGTTACGCTGCTTGACGGCTCAACGTTCGAGGTCGAAGGCGTTGTTGGCTATGACGAGGATGCCGACCTCGCGGTCATTCAGACAAAGAAGCCGCTCGGCGTAGAGCCTGTTAGTGTAGGGTACCACATCCGTAAAGGAGATCATGTCGTTGCCATCGGCAGCCCGCTCGGCCTGCAAAATACGGTTTCCGATGGTATTGTAAGCAATATTCAATATGATGGCGGCACCCAGATCTATCAGATCAGCGTCCCGATCGATCATGGCAGCTCAGGCGGCGGGTTGTTCGATGATTACGGTGATTTGGTCGGCATAACATCATCGGGCGTCGACGCTACGCATGCGGATTTGAATTTTGCCGTTTCCTCGATGAACGTTATTCAGCTAATGGGGGATATCGAGTCGCAGGGTCCAGAAGCGAAAATCACATTCCTGCCGAAGACCCTCCCGAGTTCGCTCGCAGGGGCATCGACTGATGAGATACGCGAGCTCATGGATAAGCAGTTCGCCAATATCCAGACCTCGCAAGGGACTACTGAGTTGAAGCGCTTTGAAGTGACGCGCGATGCCCAGGGCTGGCTTGTTATTACCGCTGTGATCGACCCGGCCTTCTATATGCAGTATGGACATATGGCGAGCGACGATTTGCGTTTCTGGGCGATCGATACGGGCTACAAGCTGCATCAGATGCTGCCTCAAGACACAATTCAGCTTGCCGTATACTATGAGCAGGTATTCAGCTTCGAGCCGCGCGGATTTGCGCCCGGCGAAGTGACGGCGGTGGGCGACGGCACATGGCGCGTTCGTTTTCCGGTCGTGCAAATGCAGGGCAAAGAGAAAATGATCGTTCAGGTCCGCTCATAA
- a CDS encoding ABC transporter ATP-binding protein, translating into MKVQTETKDNIRSNPASIIEVAGLVKRYGAFTAVNGIHFEVRRGEIFGLLGPNGAGKTTTLEMIEGLRRPDEGIARVAGFDTRTQLHKVKEVIGVQLQSTSLFDLLNVEEITRMYASFYNVPTVPVVPLLESVLLADKLNDRVKNLSGGQKQRLAIALALVNDPQVVFLDEPTTGLDPQARRTLWDIILRLRDEGKTIVISTHYMDEAQLLSDRICLMDRGQVVALDTPRNLIRSLESESAIEFRVPELEEMKEERKTTLLESMQSIEGVRHAQSTARIAMCCIQTICSPH; encoded by the coding sequence ATGAAGGTGCAGACAGAAACGAAGGACAATATTCGAAGCAATCCCGCAAGCATTATTGAAGTTGCGGGACTTGTAAAGCGATACGGTGCGTTCACGGCCGTAAACGGCATTCATTTTGAGGTGAGGAGAGGGGAGATATTCGGCCTGCTTGGTCCGAATGGTGCCGGTAAGACAACGACTTTGGAAATGATTGAGGGACTGCGCCGGCCCGACGAGGGAATAGCCCGGGTCGCCGGATTCGATACGCGGACTCAGCTTCATAAGGTGAAGGAAGTCATCGGCGTACAACTGCAATCCACTTCGTTATTCGATCTGCTGAACGTAGAAGAAATTACGCGAATGTACGCGAGCTTCTACAATGTTCCGACCGTTCCGGTCGTTCCGCTTCTGGAGAGCGTTCTTCTGGCCGATAAGCTGAACGACCGGGTCAAGAATCTCTCCGGGGGACAGAAGCAGAGACTTGCCATTGCGCTCGCTCTTGTCAACGACCCGCAGGTCGTCTTTCTGGACGAGCCGACAACCGGTCTTGATCCGCAAGCGCGGCGCACTCTATGGGACATCATTTTGCGCCTGCGGGACGAAGGCAAAACGATTGTCATCAGTACGCATTATATGGATGAGGCGCAGCTGCTCAGCGACCGTATCTGTCTCATGGACCGCGGTCAAGTGGTGGCTCTGGACACGCCGCGCAATCTGATCCGCAGCCTTGAATCCGAGAGTGCCATCGAGTTTCGAGTTCCGGAGCTCGAGGAGATGAAGGAAGAACGTAAAACAACGCTGCTCGAGAGCATGCAGTCGATTGAAGGCGTAAGGCATGCACAGAGTACCGCAAGGATAGCTATGTGCTGCATACAGACCATCTGCAGTCCGCATTGA
- a CDS encoding RluA family pseudouridine synthase: protein MDKRKPDSRRNILHKKAPGSTRPAGRAAGKPAGESRTGGSAKGAAAESRPYTVKEPAELLSFLLQTITNQGRNSIKSLLSRGQVWVNERSVTAYNHPLQQGDQVSIRKERIVEKPPLIGLAILHEDDDIVVIRKDAGLLSIASPQETELTAYRQLTAHVRSDNPGGRIFVVHRLDRDTSGVMMFAKSEKIQQALQDSWQDIVKERTYVALVEGKVKKEEGTIKSWLKESKTLKMYSSPYPNDGQYAVTHYKVLESNKSFSLLEVELETGRKNQIRVHMQDIGHPVVSDKKYGSKSKALNRLGLHARVLSFTHPATGDLLRFETDIPKAFLNPFKESAPK from the coding sequence ATGGATAAACGAAAACCAGACTCAAGGCGAAATATCTTACATAAAAAGGCCCCTGGCAGCACCAGGCCCGCAGGCAGAGCCGCGGGAAAACCCGCAGGCGAAAGCCGGACTGGAGGCAGCGCCAAAGGAGCCGCGGCGGAAAGCAGACCCTATACCGTAAAGGAGCCGGCCGAGCTGCTGTCCTTCTTACTTCAAACAATAACGAATCAAGGCCGGAATTCGATAAAATCACTGCTCAGCCGCGGGCAAGTATGGGTAAATGAGCGTTCCGTCACCGCCTATAATCACCCCCTTCAGCAGGGGGATCAGGTGTCCATCCGCAAGGAACGGATTGTGGAGAAGCCTCCGCTGATCGGGCTTGCGATTCTGCACGAGGATGATGATATCGTCGTCATCCGCAAGGATGCCGGGCTGCTGTCGATCGCCTCGCCGCAGGAGACGGAGCTGACGGCTTACCGGCAGCTAACGGCGCATGTCCGTTCGGACAATCCGGGCGGCCGGATATTCGTGGTGCACCGGCTGGACCGTGACACCTCGGGTGTGATGATGTTCGCGAAGAGCGAGAAGATTCAACAGGCCTTACAGGATTCTTGGCAGGATATCGTGAAGGAGCGCACCTATGTTGCGCTGGTGGAAGGCAAGGTCAAGAAAGAGGAAGGCACGATCAAATCGTGGCTGAAGGAGAGCAAGACGCTCAAAATGTATTCGAGTCCTTATCCGAACGACGGTCAATATGCCGTCACCCATTATAAGGTTCTTGAGTCCAATAAGAGCTTCTCCCTGCTGGAGGTAGAGCTTGAAACGGGGCGGAAAAATCAAATCCGCGTCCATATGCAGGATATCGGGCATCCCGTCGTCAGCGATAAGAAATACGGTTCTAAATCCAAAGCGCTAAACCGCCTCGGACTTCATGCGCGCGTCCTCTCATTTACGCATCCTGCAACGGGCGACCTCCTGCGGTTCGAAACGGACATCCCAAAGGCGTTTCTGAACCCCTTCAAGGAAAGCGCTCCGAAATAA
- a CDS encoding manganese-dependent inorganic pyrophosphatase, translating to MEKTLIFGHKNPDTDSICSAIAYAALKTELGVQVEPVRLGSVNGETQYALDYFKVQAPRQVDTVAGEAKNVILVDHNERQQSAGDIDQVRVVEVIDHHRIANFETSHPLYYRAEPVGCTATILNKMYKENGVAVRKEIAGLMLSAIISDSLLFKSPTCTEEDVAAARELAAIAEVDAQSYGLEMLKAGADLSDKTIAQLISLDAKEFQMGSYKVEIAQVNAVDTNDVLARQAELEDALSGIISEKGLDLFVFVVTDILNNDSIALTLGRVTKAVEQAYNVTLVDNKAVLKGVVSRKSQIVPVLTETLNKF from the coding sequence ATGGAAAAAACACTTATTTTCGGGCACAAAAACCCGGACACGGATTCTATTTGTTCAGCTATCGCTTACGCCGCTTTGAAAACCGAGCTCGGTGTTCAGGTCGAGCCTGTCCGTCTTGGCAGCGTTAATGGGGAAACTCAATATGCATTAGACTACTTTAAGGTACAAGCTCCGCGCCAGGTTGATACAGTAGCCGGCGAAGCGAAGAACGTCATCCTGGTCGACCATAATGAGCGCCAACAAAGTGCGGGCGACATCGATCAGGTTCGTGTCGTTGAAGTTATCGATCACCATCGCATCGCTAATTTCGAGACAAGCCATCCGTTATATTACCGCGCCGAGCCGGTAGGCTGCACAGCAACGATTCTTAATAAAATGTACAAAGAAAACGGAGTCGCCGTCCGCAAGGAAATCGCCGGCCTCATGCTGTCCGCGATTATCTCCGATTCGCTGCTGTTCAAATCGCCGACATGCACGGAGGAAGATGTGGCCGCAGCTCGCGAGCTGGCAGCTATCGCCGAAGTGGATGCGCAAAGCTACGGTCTCGAAATGCTGAAAGCCGGCGCCGATTTGAGCGATAAAACGATCGCGCAGCTGATTTCACTTGATGCCAAGGAATTTCAAATGGGCAGCTACAAGGTTGAAATCGCACAGGTTAATGCGGTGGATACGAACGATGTTCTTGCCCGCCAAGCTGAGCTGGAAGACGCGCTTTCGGGCATTATTTCCGAAAAAGGTCTCGATCTGTTTGTATTCGTCGTAACCGACATCCTTAACAACGATTCCATCGCTCTGACGCTTGGACGCGTTACGAAAGCCGTTGAGCAAGCCTATAACGTGACGCTTGTCGACAACAAAGCGGTACTGAAGGGCGTCGTTTCCCGCAAATCGCAAATCGTGCCTGTATTAACGGAAACATTGAACAAATTTTAA
- a CDS encoding MBL fold metallo-hydrolase produces MKIERISEHIWSLKKWFIIPIHVWIVVEKDGVVLVDAGIGGMAKGIMSFIDKLGAGPLKAIVLTHGHSDHVGAVKQIVEQRPVPVYAHRIELPYMEGKLPYPRRKKAAQTIAAGIAKELEEHDGGELPVFGGLKPYLTPGHSPGHVVYYHEQDQVLLAGDLFTSKKGRLRQPMAMFTANMQEAIESSAIVRKLKPKPKRLEVCHGTPVMQPAEQMDGYLTKYSAAGGKAFTN; encoded by the coding sequence GTGAAAATTGAGCGTATATCAGAGCATATTTGGAGCTTGAAAAAATGGTTCATTATCCCAATCCATGTATGGATTGTAGTTGAAAAAGACGGTGTAGTTCTTGTGGATGCCGGAATCGGGGGGATGGCGAAGGGGATCATGTCCTTTATCGACAAGCTTGGAGCAGGGCCGTTGAAGGCCATCGTACTGACACACGGGCATTCCGATCATGTAGGCGCGGTCAAGCAAATCGTGGAACAGCGGCCAGTACCGGTTTACGCTCACCGTATCGAACTGCCTTATATGGAAGGCAAGCTGCCGTATCCGCGCCGTAAGAAAGCGGCTCAGACGATTGCGGCGGGTATAGCCAAGGAGCTGGAAGAGCATGACGGAGGAGAACTGCCAGTGTTTGGAGGCTTGAAGCCGTATTTGACGCCCGGCCATTCGCCTGGACACGTTGTATATTATCACGAGCAGGACCAAGTGCTGCTGGCGGGGGACCTGTTTACATCGAAAAAAGGCCGGCTGCGCCAGCCGATGGCGATGTTCACAGCCAACATGCAGGAGGCAATTGAAAGCAGCGCGATTGTACGGAAGCTGAAGCCAAAGCCAAAGCGGTTGGAAGTGTGCCACGGCACACCGGTCATGCAGCCTGCCGAACAAATGGATGGATATTTGACTAAATATTCGGCCGCCGGCGGTAAAGCTTTCACCAACTAG
- the fsa gene encoding fructose-6-phosphate aldolase, producing MKFFLDTANVEEIKRIVKLGLVDGVTTNPSLIAKEGRDFKQVVQEICTIVSGPVSAEVIGTKAEDMLREAEDIATWAPNVVIKLPMTEDGLYATHALSQRGIKTNVTLIFSVAQGLMAAKAGATFISPFVGRLDDIGTDGMELIRELRTVITNYNFPTEIIVASVRNIGHVEQAAIAGGHIATIPGSLLPSLWKHPLTDIGIEKFLSDWNKMQA from the coding sequence ATGAAATTCTTTTTGGATACGGCAAATGTAGAGGAAATTAAACGCATCGTCAAGCTGGGTCTGGTCGACGGTGTAACGACGAACCCGTCGCTGATCGCGAAGGAAGGCCGCGACTTCAAACAGGTCGTGCAAGAGATTTGTACGATTGTCAGCGGCCCGGTTAGCGCCGAGGTTATCGGCACCAAGGCCGAGGATATGCTGAGGGAAGCGGAAGATATCGCAACGTGGGCGCCAAATGTAGTTATCAAGCTGCCGATGACCGAAGACGGCTTGTATGCAACGCATGCCTTATCGCAAAGAGGAATCAAAACCAACGTTACGCTCATATTCTCGGTTGCGCAGGGGTTAATGGCGGCTAAGGCCGGAGCGACATTCATCAGTCCATTCGTAGGCCGCCTGGATGATATCGGGACCGACGGAATGGAGCTTATCCGTGAACTTCGTACCGTCATTACGAATTACAATTTCCCGACTGAGATCATCGTGGCCAGCGTACGCAATATCGGCCATGTCGAACAGGCTGCCATTGCCGGAGGCCATATCGCCACAATACCGGGATCGCTCCTTCCATCGCTATGGAAGCACCCTTTGACCGATATCGGCATTGAGAAATTTCTAAGCGATTGGAATAAGATGCAAGCTTAG
- a CDS encoding metalloregulator ArsR/SmtB family transcription factor encodes MQLDKIVNYHKALADPTRVRIVILLAEGEMTGQTLAEKLCLSAATITHHTAKLRAVSLINERRDKNAIYFSLDRYFMKQYASALQELISRPEAEPGEDSTKEGKNEQLSQSVIRNFFTAEGKLKHIPAQLKKKRIVLESIAEKLEEGRKYTEKELNEFIKQYHPDFATIRREFIMHAYLYRENDVYERNPRKMWEKWETLA; translated from the coding sequence ATGCAGCTTGACAAAATTGTAAATTATCACAAAGCGCTGGCGGATCCAACGCGTGTCCGGATCGTTATTTTGCTTGCCGAAGGAGAGATGACCGGCCAAACACTGGCGGAGAAGCTGTGCCTGTCGGCGGCCACGATTACGCATCATACTGCCAAGCTAAGGGCGGTCAGCCTGATCAATGAGAGGCGGGACAAGAACGCTATTTATTTCTCGCTGGACCGTTATTTTATGAAGCAATATGCATCCGCGCTGCAGGAATTGATTTCGCGGCCGGAAGCCGAACCCGGGGAGGATTCTACGAAGGAAGGAAAAAACGAGCAGCTAAGTCAGTCGGTGATTCGAAACTTCTTCACCGCGGAAGGCAAATTGAAACACATTCCGGCGCAGCTTAAGAAGAAGCGGATCGTGCTTGAAAGCATCGCTGAAAAATTGGAGGAAGGCAGGAAGTACACGGAAAAAGAGCTGAACGAGTTCATCAAGCAATACCACCCCGATTTCGCTACGATTCGGCGCGAATTTATTATGCACGCTTATCTATATAGGGAGAACGATGTCTATGAGCGGAACCCGCGGAAGATGTGGGAGAAATGGGAGACTCTTGCGTAA